From Xiphophorus maculatus strain JP 163 A chromosome 12, X_maculatus-5.0-male, whole genome shotgun sequence, the proteins below share one genomic window:
- the aaed1 gene encoding thioredoxin-like protein AAED1 → MAELVSPITRQVSTEKWKAGTAVADINLKDVEDCLIYDRRGVSFLFKSLYQDSKSVIIFVRNFLCYSCKEYVDDLSKVPRGALEEAGIRLVVIGQSSHQHIEPFCLLTGYSHEIYVDPKRSIYLKLGMKREETFTDSALPSPHVKSGLFMGQIKSIWRAMTSPAFDFQGDLHQQGGAIIAGPGSQVYFCHFDMNRLDHMPISWLLQLAGVQQSLDFSPKPKIMHV, encoded by the exons ATGGCTGAATTGGTCTCACCGATTACTCGACAGGTTTCTACGGAAAAGTGGAAAGCTGGAACCGCAGTTGCCGATATCAACCTTAAAGATGTCGAGGACTGTTTGATCTACGACCGCCGTGGAGTCTCTTTCCTTTTCAAGAGTTTATATCAAGACAGCAAATCGGTCATTATTTTCGTCCgg AATTTCTTGTGCTACAGCTGCAAGGAGTATGTTGATGATTTAAGCAAAGTGCCAAGAGGAGCGCTTGAG GAGGCTGGAATAAGACTGGTTGTTATAGGTCAGTCTTCTCATCAACATATAGAG CCTTTCTGCTTGCTGACGGGCTATTCTCATGAAATATATGTGGATCCAAAAAGATCCATTTACCTAAAGCTTGGGATGAAAAGAGAGGAGACATTCACAGACTCTG CGCTGCCCAGTCCTCATGTGAAGTCTGGTTTATTTATGGGCCAAATAAAGAGCATATGGAGGGCTATGACCAGCCCTGCCTTTGATTTTCAAGGTGATTTGCATCAACAAGGTGGAGCCATCATTGCAGGACCAG GCtctcaagtttatttttgtcattttgatatGAACCGACTGGATCACATGCCCATCAGCTGGCTCCTCCAACTAGCTGGAGTTCAACAGAGCCTGGACTTCAGTCCTAAACCAAAAATTATGCATGTGTAG